Below is a genomic region from Deinococcus koreensis.
TGCCTCAGCGTACCCCCGTGCCCGCAGCGCTATAGTGCCCGCGACGGCGATGGGGGAAGCCCGGTGAAGGCCCGGCAGGTTCAAGACCTGCACAGCGGCCCAGTCCGGCACTGTCGCGCAACGGTAATCCAGCCTTTCGCGGGTCTGGAAAGTCCGAATACCTGCCGCCGTCCGCGTGACCCACCACAGTGTGGGCCGCGTCTGGCCTGACCTCTCGCGGAAGGAGGGAACGCCGCGCTGCGCCACAGCAGCCCGACGATTCAGCCATCCGCCCTTCCAGCACCCGCTGGCGGGGCGGTGTTCAGTTCCGGCGCCTGTACTCCAGCGCAGAGGTCAGGGGCAAGGAGACCTTCATGAAAAGCACCATCCTGATCAGCCTCACCTTTGCGCTGTCCGCGAACGCCGGCGCGACCACCTATCCCCTGACCCTGCAAGACGACCTGGGCCGCAAGGTGATCATCAAGAGCGAGCCGAAGCGGATCATCTCGATGCTGCCCAGCACCAGCGAAACGCTCTGCGCGCTGAAGGTCTGCGAGCGGCTGGTCGGCGTGGACGCCTACAGCGACTATCCGGCCCAGCTCGGCAAGGTGCCCAAGGTGGGCGACCTGTTCACGCCGAACATCGAGGCCATCGTGGCCGCGAAGCCCGATCTGGTGCTGATCAGCAAGGACGGCAAGCTCGAAGGCCCCCTGACCCAGGCCGGCATCACGGTCTTCGCCCTGTACCCCGTGACCTACGACGAGGTGTTCAGCAAGACCCTCACGCTGGGCAAGCTCGTGAACCGCGAGGCCGCCGCGAAGACCCTGGTGACGGGCATGGCCCGCGACATCGCCAAGACCGAGATCCTGACCCGCTCGGCCGTGAACAGGCCGACCGCCTACTACGAGATCGACCCCACGCCGTACACGGTCGGGCCGAAGTCCTTCCTGGGCGTGCTGCTGGGCAAGGCGGGGGCGCGCAACATCATTCCCGAGAGCATGGGCGAGTTTCCCAAGGTCGATCCGGAGTTCATCGTGAAGGCCAACCCGCAGCTGATGCTGGGGCTGGATCGCCAGGCGGCCGCCGCGCGCCCCGGCTGGGCCGGGCTGCAGGCCGTGAAATCGGGCCGGGTCATCGACATCCCGGCCGAGCTGGGCAGCAGCCTGTCGCGCCCCGGCCCGAGGTTGCCGCAGGCGCTGCGTGGGCTGGCCCGCCTGATCCACCCGGAACTGTTCCGGTAGGGGCGGGAGGTCGTGGCCGTGACCCAGCCCCGCCCGGTGCCCGTCCCCCCGCGCTCCGTGGGCTGGGCGCGGCTGCCGCGCACACTGGGCCTGATCGTGCTGGTGGCGGTCGCGGTCGTGCTGGGCACCGGTCTGGGCAGCGTGACCATCCCGCCGGCCGAGGTGCTGGGCGCCCTGTGGCGCGGCCTGAGCGGGCAGGAGGCGCTGGGCAGCGACGTGATCGTCTGGCAGATCCGCCTGCCCCGCGTGGCGATGGGCCTGCTGGTGGGCGCGGCGCTGTCGGTGAGCGGCGCGGCCTTCCAGGGCGTGTTCCGCAACCCGCTGGCCGATCCCTACCTGCTGGGCGTGGCGAGCGGTTCGGCGCTGGGGGCGACCCTGGCGGTGGTGCTGGAGTGGCCCCGGGCGCTGATCCCGGTGGCCGCCCTGGTGGCGGCGCTGGGCGCGGTGGCGCTGGTGCTCGCGCTGGCGCGGCGCGGCCGGCAGTTCCCGCCCACCCGGCTGATCCTGGCGGGCGTGGTGGTGGGCAGCGTGCTCAGCGCCGCCAGCACCGCGCTGATCCTGCGCGGGCAGGATCGGGCGCGGCTGGTGCTGTCGTACACCCTGGGCGACCTGGGCTTCAGCGGCTGGCGCGACGTGCTGACCGTGCTGCCCTACGTGGCGCTGGGGGCCGGCACGCTGCTGGCGCTGGCCCGCGCGCTGGACACCCTGCAGCTCGGCGACCTGACCGCCCGCTCGCTGGGCGTGCCGGTGGAACGCCTGCGCCTGCTGGTGGTGATCGCGGCCTCCGTCGCCACGGCGGGCGCGGTGGCCTACGTGGGGATCATCGGCTTTCTCGGGCTGATCGTGCCGCATATCGTGCGGCTGGCCTTCGGGGCGGGGCACCGCACGCTGCTGGGGGCCTGTGCGGTGCTGGGCGGCGCGGGGCTGGTGCTGGCCGACCTGCTGGCGCGCACCACGCCGCTCTCGCAGGTGGGCATCGTGACCACGCTGCTGGGCGGGCCGTTCTTCCTGTGGCTCCTGCGGAGGCAGCATGACTGAAGCGGCGCGACTGGGGCAGCGTGACCGGGGCAGCGTCACGGGGATGACGACCGGGCCCGCCGCGCTGGAGGCCGTGAACCTGCACGTCCGGGCGGGCGACCATCCGGCCGTGCGGGGGGTCAGTGCCGCCTTTCCGGCGGGCCGCTTCTCGGCGCTCATCGGCCCGAACGGCGCGGGCAAGTCCACCCTGCTGCGCGCCCTGATGGGCCTGAGCCCCGTGCAGAGCGGCGAGGTGCGCGTGGGCGGGCGGCGCCTGGGCGACCTGGGCCGTGCCGAGCGCTCCCGCACGCTCGCCTTCCTGGCCCAGGGCGAGGCGCTGCCCGACTCTGCCCGTGTGCGCGAGGTGGTGGCCCTGGGGCGCGGCGCGGGCGAGTGGCGCTGGGGCCTGATCCCCACCCGCCCCTGGACGCCGGCCGACGAGGACGCCGTGACCGGCGCCCTGGAACGCACCGACACCCGGCGCTTTGAGGGGCGGCGGGTGTCGGAACTGTCGGGCGGCGAGCGGCAGCGGGTCGCGCTGGCCCGCGCGCTGGCGGCGGAGCCCCGGTTCCTGCTGCTCGACGAACCGACCAACCACCTCGACCTCGCCTACGCCCTGGAGGTGATCCGCTACCTGCGCTGCGAGGCCGAGGGCGGCCTGGGCGTGGTGGCCGTCCTGCACGATCTGAACCTGGCCGCGCGGGCAGATCGTCTGGTCTTGCTACATGAGGGCCTTGTGCTGGCGGCGGGCTCCCCCGAGCACGTCCTGACCCCCGAGCATCTGCGCGCGGCCTATGGTGTCCGAGCAAGAGTGGTCAGGGACGCAGACCGCCTGCTCGTCATCCCGGAGGATGAGGCATGACTGGGCTCAGGTTCCGCGTCCACCCAGGCCCGCCCTCTGCGGCTCCCGCCCTGCCCGGTTCATCGGCCGATGAACACCGGGAGGGCTAGCCCGGTGCCGCCGCTGTACTTCCGCACCTCCGGCCACCTGCTCGTCTGCCAGGGCCCCAACTGTCAGGCGCGCGGCTCGGCGCTGCTCCACAAGGCCCTCTGGAACCACCTGGAGCGGCAATCGCTGGCGTACTACAAGAAGGGCGGCAGCCTGCGCCTGACCGAGAGCGGCTGCCTGGGCTCGTGTTCCTTCGGCCCCAGCCTGTGCGTGTACCGGCGGCGGGAAAGCGGGCTGCAGGAGGCGTGGTACGCCGCCGTGGACTTTCCGCTGGCCGCGCGGATCGCCCAGGCCGTGCACGAGGGCACGGAGCTGCCCGCCGAGCATCAGTACGGCCCGGAACAGCAGCCGGCCCTGTCTCCCTAGCACCGTCTCCACCGTGCTCTTTTTCCAGGGCGCTCGTTCTCACCCGGTTCGCCCCTGGCACCGCACACCCTGAGGGGCGCCGGAAACTCCATCCCCCAGCGCGGCACCCGTTGGCGGGATACAACGGCCGTTTGCGGGAAATGAGGGTCATGTTAAGGTCTCCTCACACACTGGACAGCCTGCAGCGCTCGGCGCAGGCCCCGACAGGCACTAGACCGGCGGGCACGGGGCCGGGTCTGGCAGGCCAGAAGCGGTACCGGACGCCGGCGCCGTGAAGCGTGGGGAGGAACCTATGAAGAGACTGGTCATGGCCGCAGCGACGGCGCTGTTCATGTCGGCCGGCGCCGGGGCCCAGCAGGGCGCCGCCTCGAGCTTCGACACCGAGTTCCCCGGCCTCAATCCCTGTACGGGCGAAACGGTGGCTTATTCCGGCACCTTCCGCTTCGTGAGCACGCCCTCCAGGGTCGGCAGGAGCAGCGTCACGCTGCACTTCACCGGCATCGGCAGCCTGGGCAACCGCTACGTCTTCCAGGACGTCCTGCACGAGACCAGCCGCAGCGGCACCGACGGTTCCTCCGAGTACGAGTCCGCAGAGAAGAGCCTGGTGATCTCCTCGACCAACGCGCCGAACTACCTCCTGACCGTCAGGACGACGCTGACCTACAACCCGCTGACCGGTATGTACACCAATGTGTGGATGAACAAGGAATCCTGCACCGGCAAGTGAAGTCACGCAGACGCTGACGCCCTTGGGCGGTCATCGGTCAGGAGCCATCGGAACACCATCTCCGGTGGCTCCCTGCGTTTGCTGGCCTCAGCCCCGCACGACCTCCAGGATCTTGTCGCCGTACTTGCGGAGCCGCTCGGGCCCCATGCCCTTGACGGCTCGCAGGTCGGCCTCGGTGTAGGGCACGCGGCGGGCGATCTCGGCCAGGGTGGCGTTGCTCGCGATGATGAAGCGGCTGATCTCCTGGCGTTTGGCCTCGGCGTTGCGCCACTCGCGCAGGCGGGCATAGACGGCCGCCTGCTCGTCCGAGAGGTCGGCAGCCGGGTCTTCCTTCCCCTCGGCGACGGCTGCCACGGGCAGGTCGGGCGCGATGATGACCGGGGCCTCGCTGGGGGCTGGGGCCTGTTCCACCGGCCCGCGACCGCCCCGGCGACCAGCCGGAGCCGGCCGGGAGGCCGCCGGAGCGTGCGCCACGGGGGCGTCGGGCTGTGCGTCTGGCCGCGCGTCGGGCTGATCGGCGGGCAGCGAGCGTTCGGGCTGGTGCAGCACGTCGGGCAGTTCGTCGCCCAGATTGGGCGCGTCGGGGCCGGAGCTGACCGGGATCGGCAGCTTCACCTGCGGCTGCGCGATATCGCTGTAGACGATCTCGGGTTCCCAGCTCTCCTCGACCTGGGCGGGCGGGGTGAACATCGGCTCCGCGTCGCTCGGGGCCGTGGCTGCGTCCTCGTCGTGGCGCGGGGCGTCGAAGGTGAAGCGTTCGGGCACGTCCGGCTGGGAGGGGCGTGCCTGATCCGGGCGCTCGCCCCGCCGGCCCTCGCCCTGGCGCCCGCGATCCTGGCGGTTGCGGCCGGGGCGGCGGTCGTCGCGGCGAAACTCGTCGCGGCGGGGCTCCTCACGGCGCAGTTCCTCACGACGCGGTTCCTCACGGTTCGGCTCGCCGCGCCCCTCCTCCCGTCTCGCTTCGGCGGGCGGGTTCATCGGCGCGGGCCGGAAGTCCCCCAGGGGCCGCTCATCGCCGCGCAGCAGCGCCAGGGCCGTGTCGGTCTCCTCCAGGCCGGGGGCCAGCAGCACGCCGCCGGGCACGCTGCGGGCCGCCGCCACCACGCCGCCCAGGGGCGCCGCGCTGTCGGCGGCGGCGTCGGGAGCGAGCAGCAGGGCGGTGGGGCCGGCGGCCTGCGCCGCGCCGCCCAGCCGCTCGGCCAGCTGCACCACCGTCCGGGCCGCCCGTGCCAGGCGCAGGGGCAGGGTTGCCACGTCGCGCAGGGCCATCGCCACGCTCAGGTCGCTGGGGGCGGGGGCGGCGGCCTCGGGGGCGCGGCCCGCCCCGAACACCGCGCTCAGCGGGGCGTCGCCGTGACCGGTCAGGGTCGCGGAGTCGCGGTAGACGATCAGCGCGGCGCCCTGGCCCAGCCAGCCGCCTCCCGGCGCCAGCGTGCCGTCCACGATCACGTCCACCCCGGCGCGGCGGGCCCGCTCCAGCTCGGCGTCGCCGGGTTCCAGCAGCCAGGCGGCCCGCGAGCCGCGCCAGTCGCCGTCCAGGGCGGCCACGGCCAGCCCGGCTTCGGCCAGGGCGTCACGGTTCACGCGCACCCGGGCGTCTACCCGCAGCGTGCCCGGGCCCAGCAGCGCGGCCAGTTGCCGGGCCAGGGCCCGGTCGTCGCGCAGCAGCAGGCCCCAGTCGGCCCCCTCCAGATCGGCCAGGGCGGTGGCCAAGCGGGCAGGCGGGTCGCCGCGCTCGGCGTGCAGTCGCACGAGGCGGGCGTCGGGGCGCAGGGGCGGGAGTGGAGCAGTCATACCCCCATTGTGCGGCACGCCGGCCAGAGGCAGGCGCTACGCTGCTGCTCATGCGACCCCTGCTGCCCGCCCTGTTGCTGGTCTCTGCCGCCACGCAACCAGTCTCGGCCCAGCCAGTCGCAGCGCAGGCAGTCGCGGCGCAACCAGTCGCGGCGCAGGTCGCGGCTCCCGGCCTGCCCGTGCTCACCCTCTCGGCGCCGGTGGGCGCGTCGGTGGAGCTGCGGACGAGCACGAGCAGCCGGCTGCGGCTGGGCGAGGTGAAGGTCTCGGCGTTGCCGGGCAAGGCAGTTCCCCCGGCCGAGCTGAACCGTCTGCGGAGCAGCTTCAACGAGGGCCCCGCCGCGCAGACGACCACCGTGACCGGCAAGGCGTTCTACAGGGTGGCCGCGCGGGGCGAGGGCGGAACCGTGCTCGTGGGCAGCGTGGTGCAGAACGTGGCCGGGCAGCCGCCCCTGACGATGCGGATCAGCCAGACGGTGGCCCCGGGCGGAGAGGTCAGCGGCCTGAAGGTCGAGAGCGACGATCCCCGGCTCAGGGCGGTGCTCGCCCAGCTCACGCCCGAGGGGATCGAGCACATGCTGAGCCAGAACGGCTCCAGTCTGAAGGGGGTCTACGCGCAGGCGCTGGTGCCGGGCACCTTCACCGAGCAGACCGTCACGCTGGACATGCAGGAAATGACGACCGCCCTCTTCTCGTCGCTGGCCGGGGCCGACGGCGCGGCGCTCCCCCAGGTGCAGGTCACCCCGCTGAGCATGCTCACGCGCACGACCTACCAGGGGCTGAGCGCGCAGGGACTGCACACCTTCACCACCCGCTC
It encodes:
- a CDS encoding ABC transporter substrate-binding protein, giving the protein MKSTILISLTFALSANAGATTYPLTLQDDLGRKVIIKSEPKRIISMLPSTSETLCALKVCERLVGVDAYSDYPAQLGKVPKVGDLFTPNIEAIVAAKPDLVLISKDGKLEGPLTQAGITVFALYPVTYDEVFSKTLTLGKLVNREAAAKTLVTGMARDIAKTEILTRSAVNRPTAYYEIDPTPYTVGPKSFLGVLLGKAGARNIIPESMGEFPKVDPEFIVKANPQLMLGLDRQAAAARPGWAGLQAVKSGRVIDIPAELGSSLSRPGPRLPQALRGLARLIHPELFR
- a CDS encoding FecCD family ABC transporter permease, which translates into the protein MGWARLPRTLGLIVLVAVAVVLGTGLGSVTIPPAEVLGALWRGLSGQEALGSDVIVWQIRLPRVAMGLLVGAALSVSGAAFQGVFRNPLADPYLLGVASGSALGATLAVVLEWPRALIPVAALVAALGAVALVLALARRGRQFPPTRLILAGVVVGSVLSAASTALILRGQDRARLVLSYTLGDLGFSGWRDVLTVLPYVALGAGTLLALARALDTLQLGDLTARSLGVPVERLRLLVVIAASVATAGAVAYVGIIGFLGLIVPHIVRLAFGAGHRTLLGACAVLGGAGLVLADLLARTTPLSQVGIVTTLLGGPFFLWLLRRQHD
- a CDS encoding ABC transporter ATP-binding protein produces the protein MTTGPAALEAVNLHVRAGDHPAVRGVSAAFPAGRFSALIGPNGAGKSTLLRALMGLSPVQSGEVRVGGRRLGDLGRAERSRTLAFLAQGEALPDSARVREVVALGRGAGEWRWGLIPTRPWTPADEDAVTGALERTDTRRFEGRRVSELSGGERQRVALARALAAEPRFLLLDEPTNHLDLAYALEVIRYLRCEAEGGLGVVAVLHDLNLAARADRLVLLHEGLVLAAGSPEHVLTPEHLRAAYGVRARVVRDADRLLVIPEDEA
- a CDS encoding (2Fe-2S) ferredoxin domain-containing protein encodes the protein MPPLYFRTSGHLLVCQGPNCQARGSALLHKALWNHLERQSLAYYKKGGSLRLTESGCLGSCSFGPSLCVYRRRESGLQEAWYAAVDFPLAARIAQAVHEGTELPAEHQYGPEQQPALSP
- a CDS encoding HRDC domain-containing protein, with protein sequence MTAPLPPLRPDARLVRLHAERGDPPARLATALADLEGADWGLLLRDDRALARQLAALLGPGTLRVDARVRVNRDALAEAGLAVAALDGDWRGSRAAWLLEPGDAELERARRAGVDVIVDGTLAPGGGWLGQGAALIVYRDSATLTGHGDAPLSAVFGAGRAPEAAAPAPSDLSVAMALRDVATLPLRLARAARTVVQLAERLGGAAQAAGPTALLLAPDAAADSAAPLGGVVAAARSVPGGVLLAPGLEETDTALALLRGDERPLGDFRPAPMNPPAEARREEGRGEPNREEPRREELRREEPRRDEFRRDDRRPGRNRQDRGRQGEGRRGERPDQARPSQPDVPERFTFDAPRHDEDAATAPSDAEPMFTPPAQVEESWEPEIVYSDIAQPQVKLPIPVSSGPDAPNLGDELPDVLHQPERSLPADQPDARPDAQPDAPVAHAPAASRPAPAGRRGGRGPVEQAPAPSEAPVIIAPDLPVAAVAEGKEDPAADLSDEQAAVYARLREWRNAEAKRQEISRFIIASNATLAEIARRVPYTEADLRAVKGMGPERLRKYGDKILEVVRG